From a region of the Negativicutes bacterium genome:
- a CDS encoding trypsin-like peptidase domain-containing protein, protein MNINYKKITPYIIVLLIGMLIGGSLVTYANNIYQKNLLTLTNNLPNLTPPPKQPLSAARNTPVVKVAQTVGPAVVGITNKALARDWYNNKVLVDQGTGSGVIIDPNGYIITNNHVIANAQEILVSLADGRVLAGKVLGADPATDLAVVKVEDTNLPSATLGDSDASVVGEPVIAIGNPLGLEFQGSVTTGVISALNRSIEIGERRFSLLQTDAAINPGNSGGALVNADGQVIGINSAKIALEGVEGIGLAIPINTVRPIVESLITKGRVVRAYLGIGIVDKNIATKQGYQVNFDSGVLIVKVAPNAPASNAGLQEGDIILNIANLPTNNVAQLREALDSQNVGSVVNVEINRQGKNKIVAVTLEEMPAE, encoded by the coding sequence ATGAATATTAATTATAAAAAAATTACTCCATATATTATTGTATTATTAATTGGGATGTTGATAGGTGGCAGTTTAGTGACCTATGCCAACAATATTTATCAAAAAAATTTACTTACCCTAACTAATAATTTACCGAACTTAACCCCACCGCCGAAACAACCCTTAAGTGCTGCTCGTAATACGCCGGTGGTAAAAGTTGCTCAAACGGTAGGGCCGGCGGTTGTGGGGATAACTAATAAAGCTTTGGCGCGGGATTGGTATAATAACAAAGTATTAGTGGATCAAGGCACCGGCTCAGGCGTAATAATTGATCCTAACGGTTATATTATTACTAATAATCATGTTATTGCTAATGCCCAAGAAATTTTAGTGTCCTTAGCAGATGGTAGAGTGCTAGCAGGGAAAGTTCTCGGTGCTGATCCGGCGACGGATTTAGCAGTGGTAAAAGTTGAAGACACTAATTTACCGAGCGCAACATTAGGTGATTCTGATGCTAGTGTAGTAGGTGAGCCGGTAATAGCGATTGGTAATCCCTTGGGGTTAGAGTTTCAAGGCAGTGTAACTACCGGTGTTATCAGCGCCTTAAATCGCTCCATTGAAATCGGTGAACGCAGATTTAGTTTACTGCAAACTGACGCGGCCATTAATCCCGGTAATTCTGGCGGGGCATTAGTAAATGCCGATGGGCAAGTTATCGGCATTAATAGTGCGAAGATTGCCCTTGAAGGGGTTGAAGGAATTGGCTTAGCGATACCGATTAACACGGTTAGACCGATTGTCGAATCTTTAATTACTAAAGGCAGAGTAGTTAGAGCCTATTTAGGAATAGGTATTGTTGATAAAAATATTGCGACCAAGCAAGGCTACCAAGTTAATTTTGACAGTGGAGTATTAATAGTTAAAGTTGCTCCTAATGCTCCGGCTAGTAACGCTGGGTTACAAGAAGGCGATATTATCTTAAATATTGCCAATCTGCCAACTAATAATGTGGCACAATTGCGTGAAGCCTTAGATAGTCAGAATGTCGGTAGTGTTGTTAATGTTGAGATAAACCGGCAAGGGAAAAATAAAATTGTAGCAGTTACATTAGAGGAGATGCCAGCAGAATAA